Proteins from a single region of Paenibacillus sp. BIHB 4019:
- a CDS encoding family 43 glycosylhydrolase, with the protein MFRKSFALLVAFTLWLNVLPSTFIFAQQEEAVFQNPLLWADVPDPDVIRVGDVYYMSSTTMHMNPGVPIMKSTDLVHWEIVNYVYDILADHDEQTFRNGKSEYSKGSWASSLRFYKGSYYVAFSSYNTGKTYIYQTADIEKGPWTRSELDGVYHDMSLLFDDDGRVYMVYGGGDIKIIELTADATAIKAGGLNKILIPDASLVASTIENVGLPAEGSHIQKINGYYYVFNIAWPKNSPRVQIVHRASTIDGTYEGRVALSEGTAQGGIVDMKDGKWYGLLFRDHGAVGRIPFLVPVAWENNWPVFGVNGTIPESINMPVSGVSANSNIAASDEFYQNAERVGASQFNALGRSAANAAAMQQVSGLAAQLFAEEGQELLLNGSFEEGQDPWTAHDQAIVTVTDSVYHSGSNSMHVSSRQATGAGVQQRLAGKIKAGGTYKFLAKVKYEGDDSLPARRQFNIAMQDGDWTTIKVMGSAMVNKGEWGTIEGNYTIPADAELHEPIIFIETSWTAEQDPVKDLMDFYVDDVSLIDVTPAGGVDQTNDGEYDYNGSNLSLVWQWNHNPDQNHWSLTQRPGYLRLTNGRKSTSIENARNTLTQRTFGPESSGQVAMDISQMKNGDFAGLAAFQKDYGFVGVKMEGNAKSIVMVNASSGTAEELASIPLTQDRVYLKVEFDYRNFTDKANFYYSLNGVEWRAIGNTLQLSYKLDHFMGYRFALFNFATKITGGHVDFDYFRAADKLTGTDSAATVLQADLGNVPDVIGVQNMELSVPIKMEALPNEGYKSISASFNIPEYLTVTGVEFNADNLAGNGTYTYDDHHLQLHVSGDKVKFANASSDLFATIKLTVDGFVPSDRTVSIRTDYIAVEGGNVVYNVHDAVANIGLKQLDTKALAKIPGYSNPLMSHKLGADPYALVFDGRVYIYMSSDAFEYDSSGNIKDNSFANLNKVHVISSADMVNWTDHGAIPVAGSGGIADWAAFSWAPTAAHKQINGKDKFFLYFANGAGGIGVLTADSPLGPWIDPLGEALITGNTPGVPGVVWLFDPAVLVDDDGKGYLYFGGGIPGEPNSTAEQMAHPNTARVIQLGDDLISTEGSAVTIDAPFMFEDSGIHKYNGKYYYSYCSNFAGTHPEGTPPPGEIAYMVSDNPMGPFTYVAPILKNPYTFFGVGGNNHHAIFEFNKEWYVTYHAQTVSKAAIGDGKGYRSTHINKVEFYENGRMKEVQADMEGIAQLKTLDPYQRTEAETIAWQAGILTEIFEAPGSQSQSTSPNLNVTNIHNGDWLAVANVDFGNDGAGSFEAYIASVVGGKIEIRLDSPIGEVIGMLDAASTGGEQAWKLMKTDVSSVKGVHNVFLMFKGEGESNLFNMDYWKFTALETEDNIPLQSVSISYGAQTLKVNEQLAVNSALDPTDATNPVYQWEASGSISIVGGSNKAAVTIKGLSAGLGTLTLTAVAGGKEKKAVTQITVTGENNGGSNGGSNGGNNGGNSGGGAPATTPGTGSSSIDILINGKVVSAGTAVVTNKNGKIITTVVFDEQKLGQLLASLGDHAIITIPVNNGSDIVIGQMNAQMLKGLGEKKAVIEIKTDRAAYTVPVQQIDINAIIGQLGAMVDLQHLEMQFEVAGASEDMAKVAENAAAREGFSLAVPPIDFKISLFNKNSVIHLTKFNAYVQRTITLPEGIHPDQITTGVVIEPDGTIRHVPTKIVQVDGKYYALLSSLSNSTYSIIYHPVMFKDVANHWAKDAVNDMGSRMVINGIGQNLFNPSAAITRAEFAAIIVRGLGLELESGSPSYSDILAGDWYSSAVMTAQAYGLIHGFEDGTFRPKENITREQAMAILAKAMVITGMKAKLSSQAASELLKPYTDASKVADWAKSGIADSIQAGIVTGRSEAILAPKAQVTRAEVAKMVQLLLQKSDLI; encoded by the coding sequence ATGTTCAGGAAGTCATTCGCATTATTGGTAGCGTTTACATTATGGTTAAACGTATTGCCCAGCACCTTCATATTCGCTCAGCAGGAAGAGGCTGTATTTCAAAATCCATTATTATGGGCTGACGTTCCAGATCCCGATGTTATTCGAGTAGGCGACGTCTATTACATGTCCAGTACGACTATGCATATGAATCCAGGCGTACCAATTATGAAATCAACGGATCTCGTACACTGGGAAATCGTCAACTATGTGTATGATATTTTGGCTGATCATGACGAGCAGACGTTTCGGAATGGAAAAAGCGAATATAGCAAAGGCTCGTGGGCCAGCAGTTTAAGATTTTATAAAGGCAGCTATTATGTCGCATTTTCTTCATACAATACCGGTAAAACTTATATCTATCAAACGGCCGATATTGAGAAAGGGCCTTGGACCAGATCCGAGCTTGACGGGGTTTATCATGATATGTCGTTGCTGTTTGATGATGATGGGCGTGTGTACATGGTTTACGGCGGCGGTGATATTAAAATCATTGAGCTTACCGCAGATGCGACTGCGATTAAAGCCGGCGGTCTAAACAAAATCCTTATCCCCGACGCCAGCTTGGTAGCAAGCACAATAGAGAACGTAGGTTTACCTGCAGAGGGCTCTCACATTCAAAAAATAAATGGTTATTATTATGTATTCAATATCGCATGGCCTAAAAATTCACCTCGTGTTCAAATCGTCCATCGCGCCTCAACAATCGATGGTACATATGAGGGAAGAGTGGCATTAAGCGAAGGAACGGCACAGGGCGGCATTGTCGACATGAAAGATGGCAAATGGTATGGCCTGTTGTTTAGAGATCACGGCGCAGTAGGACGCATACCGTTTCTGGTACCCGTTGCTTGGGAAAATAATTGGCCGGTGTTCGGCGTCAACGGTACAATACCGGAAAGCATTAACATGCCTGTAAGCGGAGTAAGCGCGAACAGCAATATTGCAGCTTCCGATGAGTTCTACCAGAACGCAGAGAGAGTGGGGGCTTCACAATTTAATGCATTAGGCCGTTCAGCAGCGAATGCGGCTGCTATGCAACAAGTTTCAGGCCTAGCTGCACAGCTTTTCGCAGAGGAAGGACAAGAGCTTCTGCTCAACGGCAGCTTTGAAGAAGGTCAAGACCCATGGACAGCTCATGATCAGGCCATTGTTACGGTAACAGACAGCGTATATCACAGCGGCTCCAACAGCATGCACGTCAGCAGCAGACAGGCTACAGGGGCAGGGGTTCAGCAACGGCTTGCCGGCAAAATAAAGGCTGGCGGCACCTATAAATTTTTGGCAAAGGTAAAATATGAAGGCGACGACTCGCTTCCTGCTAGAAGGCAATTTAATATCGCAATGCAAGACGGAGATTGGACAACGATCAAGGTGATGGGATCAGCTATGGTAAACAAGGGGGAATGGGGAACGATTGAAGGCAACTACACCATCCCGGCAGATGCCGAGCTTCATGAGCCGATTATTTTCATCGAAACCTCCTGGACAGCGGAGCAAGATCCGGTTAAGGATTTGATGGATTTTTATGTGGATGACGTGTCACTCATTGACGTTACTCCAGCCGGAGGTGTGGACCAAACAAACGACGGAGAATATGACTACAATGGCTCCAATCTTTCCTTAGTATGGCAGTGGAATCATAACCCAGATCAAAATCATTGGTCGTTGACACAGCGTCCAGGCTATTTGCGGCTTACGAACGGAAGGAAGAGCACAAGCATCGAAAATGCTAGAAATACGCTTACCCAACGAACGTTTGGCCCAGAAAGCTCCGGCCAAGTAGCAATGGATATAAGCCAAATGAAAAATGGAGATTTTGCGGGTCTCGCCGCTTTTCAGAAGGACTATGGCTTTGTCGGCGTGAAAATGGAGGGCAATGCGAAATCCATCGTAATGGTGAATGCAAGCTCAGGGACAGCAGAAGAGTTGGCAAGTATTCCACTCACACAGGACAGAGTCTACTTGAAAGTCGAATTTGACTATAGGAATTTTACCGATAAAGCCAATTTCTACTATAGTCTAAATGGCGTTGAATGGCGAGCAATAGGAAATACCCTTCAATTGAGCTATAAGTTGGACCATTTTATGGGCTATCGCTTCGCCTTGTTTAATTTTGCTACGAAAATAACAGGCGGACATGTCGATTTTGATTACTTTAGAGCAGCCGACAAGCTGACGGGAACCGATTCAGCCGCAACCGTCCTGCAAGCAGATTTGGGAAATGTGCCAGATGTTATAGGGGTTCAGAATATGGAGCTTTCCGTACCCATAAAGATGGAAGCGCTTCCTAATGAGGGGTATAAGTCGATTTCAGCGTCCTTTAATATACCTGAATATTTAACGGTAACCGGTGTTGAGTTCAATGCAGACAATTTAGCTGGAAATGGGACGTATACGTATGACGATCATCATCTTCAGCTGCATGTATCTGGGGACAAGGTGAAGTTTGCCAATGCATCCTCCGACCTTTTTGCGACGATCAAGCTGACGGTCGATGGATTTGTACCATCTGATCGTACCGTATCCATTCGCACAGACTACATTGCTGTTGAAGGCGGAAATGTCGTTTATAACGTTCATGATGCAGTAGCGAACATTGGATTAAAGCAGTTGGATACGAAAGCGCTTGCGAAAATTCCAGGCTACTCCAATCCGCTGATGAGCCACAAGCTGGGAGCTGATCCGTATGCGTTAGTTTTTGATGGAAGAGTTTACATCTATATGTCGAGTGACGCCTTCGAATATGACAGCAGCGGAAATATTAAAGACAATTCGTTCGCTAATTTGAATAAAGTACATGTGATTTCCTCGGCAGATATGGTGAACTGGACGGATCATGGCGCAATTCCAGTGGCGGGATCAGGCGGCATTGCTGACTGGGCGGCTTTTTCTTGGGCGCCGACAGCTGCCCATAAGCAAATAAACGGCAAGGATAAGTTCTTCCTTTATTTTGCTAACGGTGCAGGAGGAATTGGCGTGCTGACTGCGGACAGCCCGCTCGGACCGTGGATTGATCCGCTCGGAGAAGCGTTGATTACCGGAAATACGCCAGGCGTTCCCGGCGTCGTCTGGCTGTTTGACCCGGCAGTATTGGTTGACGACGACGGCAAAGGTTATTTATATTTTGGCGGGGGCATTCCTGGTGAACCTAACTCGACTGCAGAACAAATGGCTCACCCCAACACCGCCAGAGTAATACAGCTGGGCGATGATTTGATCAGTACAGAAGGGTCGGCGGTTACAATCGATGCTCCTTTCATGTTCGAGGATTCCGGCATTCATAAGTATAACGGAAAATATTATTATTCCTATTGTTCGAATTTTGCGGGTACCCATCCGGAAGGCACACCGCCTCCTGGTGAAATTGCTTATATGGTGAGCGACAATCCGATGGGACCGTTCACGTATGTCGCCCCAATTCTGAAAAATCCGTATACGTTTTTCGGGGTTGGCGGTAATAACCATCATGCCATATTCGAGTTTAATAAAGAGTGGTATGTCACTTACCATGCTCAAACCGTCAGCAAAGCGGCTATAGGTGATGGAAAAGGCTATCGTTCCACTCATATTAATAAGGTTGAATTTTACGAGAATGGACGAATGAAAGAGGTTCAAGCTGATATGGAAGGTATCGCTCAACTGAAAACGCTCGATCCCTATCAAAGAACGGAAGCAGAAACGATTGCATGGCAAGCAGGCATTTTGACAGAAATATTTGAAGCGCCAGGCAGCCAAAGCCAAAGCACAAGTCCTAATCTGAATGTCACAAATATTCATAACGGGGATTGGCTGGCGGTTGCGAATGTTGATTTCGGCAATGATGGGGCCGGATCATTCGAAGCCTATATTGCTTCAGTCGTAGGCGGGAAAATTGAAATTCGTTTAGATAGTCCTATTGGCGAGGTTATAGGCATGCTTGATGCCGCTTCTACAGGCGGAGAGCAAGCCTGGAAGCTGATGAAAACCGATGTGAGCTCTGTTAAAGGGGTTCACAATGTTTTCTTGATGTTCAAAGGAGAAGGCGAGAGTAATCTTTTCAATATGGATTATTGGAAATTCACTGCTCTTGAAACGGAGGACAACATTCCCCTGCAATCGGTTAGCATTTCATATGGGGCACAAACCCTTAAAGTGAATGAGCAATTGGCTGTTAACTCGGCGCTTGATCCAACGGATGCAACCAACCCCGTTTATCAATGGGAGGCTAGCGGTTCTATTAGCATCGTAGGCGGCAGCAACAAAGCTGCCGTAACCATTAAAGGCTTGTCGGCTGGATTAGGGACGCTGACATTAACTGCTGTTGCCGGAGGCAAAGAGAAAAAAGCGGTAACGCAAATTACGGTAACGGGCGAAAATAACGGAGGCAGCAATGGTGGCAGCAATGGTGGAAACAACGGAGGAAACAGCGGTGGCGGTGCACCAGCAACTACACCAGGGACAGGAAGCAGCAGTATCGACATCCTAATCAACGGCAAGGTTGTGAGTGCTGGAACTGCCGTAGTGACAAATAAAAATGGGAAAATCATTACAACGGTTGTGTTTGACGAACAGAAGCTAGGGCAGCTGCTTGCTTCGCTGGGGGATCATGCGATCATTACCATTCCCGTTAATAACGGCTCCGACATCGTCATCGGGCAGATGAATGCGCAAATGCTAAAAGGCTTAGGAGAGAAGAAGGCTGTAATTGAGATCAAAACCGATCGGGCAGCCTATACCGTGCCTGTGCAGCAAATTGATATAAACGCGATCATCGGTCAACTCGGAGCAATGGTCGATCTGCAACATTTGGAGATGCAATTTGAAGTTGCAGGAGCGTCCGAGGACATGGCAAAAGTGGCAGAGAATGCGGCTGCTCGAGAGGGGTTTTCCTTGGCCGTACCGCCAATCGATTTTAAAATTAGTCTATTTAATAAAAATTCTGTCATTCATCTGACGAAGTTCAATGCTTATGTCCAGCGGACAATTACTCTTCCAGAGGGTATCCATCCGGACCAAATAACAACAGGCGTTGTAATAGAGCCGGATGGAACGATACGTCATGTGCCAACTAAAATCGTTCAGGTGGACGGCAAGTATTATGCGTTGCTGAGCAGCTTGTCAAACAGCACCTACTCGATTATCTATCATCCGGTCATGTTCAAGGATGTCGCCAATCATTGGGCAAAGGATGCCGTCAACGATATGGGCTCAAGAATGGTCATTAATGGCATCGGCCAAAATTTGTTTAACCCAAGTGCAGCCATCACACGGGCGGAATTCGCGGCAATCATCGTAAGGGGACTGGGATTGGAGTTGGAAAGCGGCTCTCCTTCATACTCGGATATTTTGGCGGGAGATTGGTACAGCAGCGCGGTCATGACCGCCCAAGCCTACGGACTTATCCATGGATTCGAGGATGGCACATTCCGGCCGAAAGAGAACATTACCCGCGAGCAGGCGATGGCGATTTTAGCGAAGGCGATGGTCATTACCGGTATGAAGGCGAAGCTTTCCAGCCAAGCTGCGAGCGAGCTATTAAAGCCTTACACCGATGCATCTAAGGTGGCTGACTGGGCGAAAAGCGGAATAGCGGACAGCATACAAGCGGGCATCGTAACTGGTAGAAGTGAAGCTATACTTGCTCCGAAAGCGCAGGTGACAAGGGCCGAGGTTGCCAAGATGGTGCAGCTGCTGCTGCAGAAGTCGGATTTAATCTAA